From a single Cinclus cinclus chromosome 16, bCinCin1.1, whole genome shotgun sequence genomic region:
- the ARPC1A gene encoding actin-related protein 2/3 complex subunit 1A gives MSLHQFLLEPITCHAWNRDRTQIAISPNNHEVHIYKKSGNQWVKAHELKEHNGHITGIDWAPKSDRIVTCGADRNAYVWSQKDGVWKPTLVILRINRAATFVKWSPLENKFAVGSGARLISVCYFESENDWWVSKHIKKPIRSTVLSLDWHPNNVLLAAGSCDFKCRVFSAYIKEVDEKPASTPWGSKMPFGQLMSEFGGAGSGGWVHSVSFSASGNRLAWVSHDSTVSVADASKNMMVSQLKTEFLPLLSVSFVSENSVVAAGHDCCPMLFNCDDRGLLSFVSKLDIPKQSIQRNISAMERFRNMDKRATTEDRNTTLETLHQNSITQVSIYEIDKRDCRKFCTTGIDGAMTIWDFKTLESSIQGLRIM, from the exons ATGTCTCTGCATCAGTTCCTGCTGGAGCCAATCACCTGCCATGCCTGGAACAGAGACCGTACTC aGATTGCCATTAGCCCTAACAACCATGAAGTGCACATCTACAAGAAAAGCGGGAACCAGTGGGTGAAGGCTCATGAGCTGAAGGAACACAATGGACACATTACAG GCATTGACTGGGCTCCCAAAAGCGACCGCATCGTGACGTGCGGCGCTGACCGCAACGCCTACGTGTGGAGCCAGAAGGACGGCGTGTGGAAACCCACCCTCGTCATCCTCAGGATCAACCGTGCCGCCACCTTTGTCAAGTGGTCTCCCTTGGAGAACAAATTTGCTGTGGGAAGTGGAGCTCGACTCATATCTGTGTGCTACTTTGAGTCTGAAAATGATTG gTGGGTGagcaaacacattaaaaaacccaTTCGTTCCACTGTCCTGAGCCTGGACTGGCACCCCAACAatgtcctgctggctgcaggatcCTGTGACTTCAAGTGCAG GGTGTTCTCTGCTTACATTAAGGAAGTGGATGAAAAGCCAGCCAGCACACCTTGGGGCTCCAAGATGCCTTTTGGGCAGCTGATGTCAGAATTTGGGGGCGCGGGCAGCGGAGGGTGGGTGCACAGCGTGAGCTTCTCCGCCAGCGGCAACCGCCTGGCCTGGGTCAGTCATGACAGCACCGTGTCAGTGGCTGATGCCTCCAAAAACATGAT GGTTTCGCAGCTGAAAACAGAGTTCCTCCCACTCCTGAGCGTGTCCTTTGTCTCTGAGAACAGCGTGGTGGCAGCT GGCCACGACTGCTGCCCGATGCTCTTCAACTGTGACGACCGTGGCTTGCTGAGCTTCGTTTCCAAACTAGACATTCCCAAACAGAGCATCCAGCGCAACATCTCCGCCATGGAGCGCTTCCGGAACATGGATAAAAGAGCCACCACGGAAGACCGTAACACCACCCTGGAGACACTGCACCAAAACAGTATAAC CCAAGTGTCTATTTATGAGATAGACAAACGGGATTGTCGGAAATTCTGCACCACCGGCATCGATGGAGCAATGACCATCTGGGATTTCAAG ACTTTAGAGTCCTCCATCCAAGGGCTACGAATCATGTAA